DNA from Massilia antarctica:
TCCTTCTGGTAAATGCTGCCATCCTGGAAAATCGGGATGTACACGGTCAGCTCGCCGTACAGCTTCTTGCCTTCGCGCTGGGGAAAGTTCAGGGTGCCGATATCCTCGACCCGCTTTTGCATGGTCTTGTAATAGATCGCGTACCCCACCGCCTGGGTGCTCGGCGTGATGTAGGTCTTGCGCGGGCGCTTGTTCTGGTCTTCGATGCGCTGGGCAATCTCGGCCGTCTTGCGCGCCAGCGGCTTGGTGCTTTCGATCAGGTCGGTGCCATCGCGGTCCGGATCGGGCTTTTCCTTTTCGGTGACCGGCGACGCCTTGAGGGACGAGTCGCGCGTCTTGGTCAGCAGGTTTTGCTGCATCTGCTCAAGCTCGGTGATGCGGCGCAAGGTCGATTTGACGCTTTCGCCCGTCTCGTTCTTGTGCATGTCGGGCAGGGGCGAGGCGGCGCGACCGTTCTCGGCATTGCCGCCGCCATCGAGGTTGGCCTGGGCCAGGGCATCGGCCTTGAGCGGCTTGTTGGCATGCTTGGCGTTGACCAGGATGACTTCGAGGCCGGGATCGGCCGGGGTCAGGGCAAACGCCTCGGGCGCGACGAAACGGACCGCCAGCAGGGCCGCGTGCACCGTGACCGAAACGGCGACGGCGATGGACAGGGAGCTTAAATTTTGCAAGTGCTTCACACGATACCGGGAAGAATCTGTTGAATCAGGGAACGGCCATTCTACATTCTAATGGCCGCCGTGGCGATGCTGACAACGTCAGCCGGCTGTCGGCTCGCTGGTAACCACCGTTACCGAACCCTCGGCTTCCACTGCTTCGGACACCGCTGCTTCACCGGTGTCCGGCGCGGTAGCCGACGCGGTAGCCGGCGCGGTAGCCGACGCGGTAGCCGACGCTGGCTCCTCTTCCTCGTAGTCGAGGTCGGCATCGGCGGCGATCTCGGTGCTCGACGGCAGCTCCAGCAGGCGCGCTTCGATCGTCAAATCGAGCTCGTCCCAACGCAGGATGTCGAGTTTGACCTGCGCCCCGCGCGCCACTTGCGGCATGCCGGGCAGGCGGACAATCAGCGGAATGTCGGCCAGACGCAACACTTCATCCTTGAGCACCACCGCTTCGACCTGGCGGCGGTCTTGCTGGCCGAGCCAGCGCAGGCACCAGTAGCGCTCCATATTCTGCTGGTGATCGTTGTAGGCGGCATACGCCGCGTCGAACGCCGAGACGATGGCGAACAGGTTGGCGTCGCGCGGCTTGAACGGGGCCACCAGCGGGGCCGTCACGCCGTGCTCGGCGCAAGCGAGGATCTGCCACTGGTTGACCAGGTCGGTATAGCGGCGCAATGGCGAGGTGCTCCATGCGTACTGGTCCACGCCCAGGCCCTGGTGCGGGGCGGCATGGGTGACCATGCGCACCTGCATCTTGGCGGCCCAGCCGGCGCCGCTACCGGCGCCTTGCGAGCGGTAAATACCCGGCACACCCGAGTCGTGCATCAGCTTGCCCCAGGTGCTGTTGGCGAAGATCATCAGCTCGGCCACGATCTTGTCGAGCGGCGCGCCGCGCTTGCGCCGCAGCACCGTGACCACGTCGTCTTCCACATAGAAATTGAAGTCGACCCGGTTGTTTTGCTCGGGTTTCAGGCCGAAACCTTCGCGCTTGACCATGCGCGCCGCTTCCAGGGTGAGCGCCCACTGCCACAGCACAGCCATCTCGGCCTTGTGCGGATACTCGCCGGTGCCGGCAGCCAGGGCTTCTTCGCTGACTACCTCGTCCAGGTCGTTGTTGCGCAGATTACTCTTGATCGGCACCAGTTCGGCGCGGGTCACGGTCGACTTCACGCTCCAGTCGGCCGGGTCGATGGTGGCGTACAAGGACACCGCCGGGCAAGTCTTGCCTTCGGCCAGGGTGAACCTCGCCACCAGTTCATCCGGCAGCATGGTGATTTTGTCGCCCGGCATGTAGACGGTCGACATGCGCGCGCGCGCCATTTTGTCGATCGGATCGTCGGGACGGATGCCCAGGCCCGGCGCGGCAATGTGGATGCCGACCTGCACCATGCCGTCCGCCAGGGTCACGACCGAGAAGGCATCGTCGATTTCGGTGGTGGTGACGTCATCGATCGAGAACGCGGCCACGGCGGCCAGCGGCAAATTGGCCGGCGCGGCTGGTACCGTCACGGCGGGGAAGCCCGATCCGCGCGGAAAATTCTCGAACAGGAAGCGCGCCATGTGCAATTGCTTGGGCGATGCGATGCCGCCGGCGGCCAGCATCAGACGCGGCGGCGTGGTGTGCAATTCGTTGCAGGCGGCGTCGAGCGCCTTGAATTCGATGCTGTTCTTGTCCGGCTTGAACAGCAATTGCTGCACCAGCGGGCGCATGGAATCCGGCAAGCGGTTAGCCTTGAGCTCGTCCACATAGCCGGCCTGGATCACGCCTTGCTGTTTCTTTTTCTCGATGCCGGCCTGGGCCGCGCGCAGGGACGCTTCCGGAGCCGCCTTGTAGCGGCCGCGTCCCTTCTTGTAGAAATAGATCGGCGCGCCGTGCAGCGCCAGGATCAGGCCGGCCGCTTCCGACGGCAGCGGGGCGTGGCCGAA
Protein-coding regions in this window:
- a CDS encoding energy transducer TonB, producing the protein MKHLQNLSSLSIAVAVSVTVHAALLAVRFVAPEAFALTPADPGLEVILVNAKHANKPLKADALAQANLDGGGNAENGRAASPLPDMHKNETGESVKSTLRRITELEQMQQNLLTKTRDSSLKASPVTEKEKPDPDRDGTDLIESTKPLARKTAEIAQRIEDQNKRPRKTYITPSTQAVGYAIYYKTMQKRVEDIGTLNFPQREGKKLYGELTVYIPIFQDGSIYQKDGGVRIEKSSGNPALDKAALAIVRRAAPFGAFPKNMLSSDKDDLWVIITRFKFTHDDKLEAELRGDGR
- a CDS encoding ribonuclease catalytic domain-containing protein is translated as MNLFFEESGDFKVGTVLSQAGEAYQVEMPSGKRTKVKVKDVLLQYEKPSAAELLEAAKAVAADVDFEFLWEVAGQEEFGFAELGAEYFGHAPLPSEAAGLILALHGAPIYFYKKGRGRYKAAPEASLRAAQAGIEKKKQQGVIQAGYVDELKANRLPDSMRPLVQQLLFKPDKNSIEFKALDAACNELHTTPPRLMLAAGGIASPKQLHMARFLFENFPRGSGFPAVTVPAAPANLPLAAVAAFSIDDVTTTEIDDAFSVVTLADGMVQVGIHIAAPGLGIRPDDPIDKMARARMSTVYMPGDKITMLPDELVARFTLAEGKTCPAVSLYATIDPADWSVKSTVTRAELVPIKSNLRNNDLDEVVSEEALAAGTGEYPHKAEMAVLWQWALTLEAARMVKREGFGLKPEQNNRVDFNFYVEDDVVTVLRRKRGAPLDKIVAELMIFANSTWGKLMHDSGVPGIYRSQGAGSGAGWAAKMQVRMVTHAAPHQGLGVDQYAWSTSPLRRYTDLVNQWQILACAEHGVTAPLVAPFKPRDANLFAIVSAFDAAYAAYNDHQQNMERYWCLRWLGQQDRRQVEAVVLKDEVLRLADIPLIVRLPGMPQVARGAQVKLDILRWDELDLTIEARLLELPSSTEIAADADLDYEEEEPASATASATAPATASATAPDTGEAAVSEAVEAEGSVTVVTSEPTAG